A section of the Oncorhynchus tshawytscha isolate Ot180627B linkage group LG09, Otsh_v2.0, whole genome shotgun sequence genome encodes:
- the LOC112258688 gene encoding hsp90 co-chaperone Cdc37, with product MTSRIDYSVWDHIEVSDDEDDTHPNIDTPSLFKWRHEARVERMDQFIKAGEDLEKGLAESKRKLTEAQKKTKNLSSSVTDDAKAELSKAQAEEKRLKKEERDWEKKLEDHRREEKKMPWNVDTLCKEGFSKSVMNVKPDVKEETEEQKEQKHKTFVEKYEKEIKHFGMMKRWDDSQKYLSDNPHLVCEETANYLVIMCIDLEVEEKKALMEQVAHQTIVMQFILELAKSLKVDPRGCFRQFFDKIKTADQQYQDAFNDELESFKERVRGRAKIRIERAMKEYEEEERQKRLGPGGLDPAEVYESLPEEMQKCFDEKDIAMLQTVITKLDPTEAKVHMKRCIDSGLWVPNSRADEGDDKEEDATYEELNKEMGEQKIE from the exons ATGACAAGTAGGATAGACTACAGCGTGTGGGACCACATTGAGGTTTCAGATGATGAAGATGACACTCATCCAAACATCGATACACCCAGCCTTTTCAAATGGAGACATGAG GCGCGTGTGGAACGGATGGACCAGTTCATAAAGGCTGGGGAGGACCTGGAGAAGGGGCTAGCTGAATCTAAGCGCAAGTTGACTGAAGCACAGAAGAAGACCAAGAATCTGTCCAGTTCAGTCACGGACGATGCCAAAGCCGAGCTGAGCAAGGCACAGGCCGAGGAGAAGAGGCTGAAGAAGGAGGAGCGAGACTGGGAGAAGAAACTGGAGGACCACCGGCGGGAAGAGAAGAAGATGCCATGGAATGTAGACACACTCTGCAAGGAGGGCTTCAGCAAG AGTGTTATGAATGTTAAgccagatgtgaaggaggagacCGAGGAGCAGAAAGAGCAGAAACACAAGACCTTTGTGGAGAAGTATGAGAAAGAGATCAAACACTTTG GTATGATGAAACGCTGGGACGACAGCCAGAAGTACCTATCAGACAACCCTCACCTGGTGTGTGAGGAGACTGCCAACTACCTAGTCATCATGTGCATTGacctggaggtggaggag AAGAAAGCGCTGATGGAGCAGGTGGCCCACCAGACCATAGTGATGCAGTTCATCCTGGAGCTGGCTAAGAGCCTGAAGGTGGATCCCCGCGGTTGCTTCCGTCAGTTCTTCGACAAGATAAAG ACTGCAGATCAGCAGTATCAGGATGCCTTCAATGATGAGCTGGAGTCCTTTAAGGAGAGGGTGCGCGGCAGGGCCAAGATCCGCATCGAGAGGGCCATGAAGGAGTacgaagaggaggagagacagaaacgcCTGGGGCCCGGAGGACTGGATCCTGCCGAGGTGTATGAGTCCTTACCTGAG gagatgcagaaatgttttgacgAGAAGGACATTGCCATGTTGCAGACTGTCATCACGAAGCTGGACCCAACG GAGGCTAAGGTCCACATGAAGAGATGCATCGACTCTGGGCTGTGGGTCCCTAACTCACGGGCAGACGAGGGAGATGACAAGGAGGAGGATGCTACTTATGAAGAGCTGAATAAGGAGATGGGCGAACAGAAGATAGAATGA